The DNA sequence GACTGCGAATAGCTCGTTCCCCGGTGGGTGATCCGGTAGATGTGTGCGAGCATGAGGCACAAGAGCGTCGACACCACCATTGCGGTGACGACGTCGAAAAAGCCGAACAGGACCGTGTCGGACGGCTGGAACAGCTGCGCAACCAAAGAATCCCAAGTCATGGGTAGACTCCCGAGGGTGCAGTTTCGGTCAGTTGAAGCTTCTCTACCGCGAGCACGTATTTGGGGACCGGCACCTGCCGCAGCTCGGTGGCGACGGCGCCTTCGGTGACCCAGTGGGGTATGCCGTTGGTGGTCTTGACTTCCAGAACGAACAGGGTATCTCCGAGGCATCGGCGCGATGGGGCGCTGATGAGGTCTCTGCTCAGCAGCTCTCCGGGATAGAGCGCCGTCAGACTGTGATCGAAGGTGACTCTCACTTGGCTCTCGACGGTGCCCAGGTAGGCCTCTCTCAGGTACCAGACCTGAGCCGAGCGCCGCAGCCGATAGCGAAAGTGCAAAAAGCGAAAAGCATCCTCGGCCGCTGGGTCGTCGAACCTCCAGTTGTCCGGGTCGAGATCGCGGTACCTGAAGTCTCGCATCTCTTGTCGGATCTTGCGGACGCGGTCTCCGATGCGTTGCTTGATTTCCAGGAAGGTCGCGGAGCCGTTTCCGAAATGCGTGCCGTAGGTCCGAACCCGAACTTTGTTGCGAAACGCCACGCCATCCAGCTTCTCTTCGTAGAACCTGAGATTCGGAGAGTCGTAATACTGGCTCAGTATTGGCATCGTCCCATGGCCGTTGGTGTGAGGGTCTTTGCTCAGGTGCCGGCTCCACCTGGCCAGGAGGGCCTCGCGCGCTTGATAGGTGACGAGGAACTTGAGCTCGTTTCTCAACGGCCTAGCCATCGGAGCAGATCTCCCCGTTTGCCGGCGACATGGGCTTGTCCTGCGCCGCATGGTGGGACTTCAACGCAGAGCAGAACCGCTCGC is a window from the Vicinamibacteria bacterium genome containing:
- a CDS encoding polyphosphate polymerase domain-containing protein, whose amino-acid sequence is MARPLRNELKFLVTYQAREALLARWSRHLSKDPHTNGHGTMPILSQYYDSPNLRFYEEKLDGVAFRNKVRVRTYGTHFGNGSATFLEIKQRIGDRVRKIRQEMRDFRYRDLDPDNWRFDDPAAEDAFRFLHFRYRLRRSAQVWYLREAYLGTVESQVRVTFDHSLTALYPGELLSRDLISAPSRRCLGDTLFVLEVKTTNGIPHWVTEGAVATELRQVPVPKYVLAVEKLQLTETAPSGVYP